One Candidatus Nitrososphaera evergladensis SR1 genomic window carries:
- a CDS encoding type II toxin-antitoxin system RelE family toxin, which yields MREVFFGRRKVEKEFSKLDSYTQKRVAKAIEEIRENPQVGILLTGDLAGYFKYKFGKFRAVYSYDEEKIMIVALDTRDDVYDEIKRYIREVGKIQVSAKKAVDD from the coding sequence ATGCGCGAAGTCTTCTTTGGGCGTCGAAAGGTCGAAAAAGAATTTTCTAAACTTGATTCTTATACACAAAAGAGGGTAGCAAAGGCAATAGAAGAAATCAGGGAAAACCCCCAGGTTGGAATTCTTTTAACTGGAGATCTCGCGGGATATTTCAAATATAAATTCGGAAAATTTAGAGCCGTCTATTCTTATGATGAAGAGAAAATTATGATCGTTGCATTGGATACGCGTGATGACGTATATGATGAGATAAAGCGATACATTAGGGAAGTAGGAAAAATACAAGTGAGTGCGAAAAAAGCCGTAGACGATTAG
- a CDS encoding transposase codes for MTQFPSDKRQTYAQNWKAYDDAQCGEQDTFLKLLSDLCRNVDQPAYDFGRPRLPLSDMVFASALKVYSTFSLRRFMSQMQKAVAEGHVDTFCSYSSVSNYMRKKELTPILYELIKLSSLPLASVETTFGVDSSGFGTSSRFARYFDFKHGKDKKYKKWVKAHICCGLKTNVITAVQLTDGDRPDHPYFQPLLEKTAQSFNLKEAVADKAYLSRTNLQFVEDLGGKPFIPFKVNSRGLAIGAPAWNRMYHYFNLHRDDFMKHYHKRSNVETAFHMIKTKFREYVRSKDETAQFNEVLLKILCHNICVVIQEIHELGIRADFSV; via the coding sequence ATGACGCAATTTCCTTCTGACAAGCGCCAAACGTATGCTCAAAACTGGAAGGCTTATGATGATGCACAATGTGGTGAGCAAGATACCTTCTTGAAGCTACTGTCAGATTTGTGTAGAAATGTTGATCAACCTGCCTATGACTTCGGAAGGCCCAGGCTGCCTCTTTCGGATATGGTTTTTGCTTCTGCGCTGAAAGTGTATTCAACTTTCTCCTTGCGTCGCTTCATGAGCCAGATGCAAAAAGCAGTCGCAGAGGGTCATGTTGACACTTTCTGTTCTTATTCTTCTGTTTCAAACTATATGCGTAAGAAAGAGCTAACACCGATACTTTACGAACTTATCAAGCTATCAAGCCTTCCACTGGCTTCCGTAGAAACTACCTTTGGAGTGGATAGTTCTGGCTTTGGTACTTCCTCTCGTTTTGCTAGATATTTCGACTTCAAGCATGGGAAAGACAAGAAGTACAAAAAGTGGGTGAAGGCACACATTTGTTGTGGCCTAAAGACAAACGTAATAACTGCAGTCCAGCTTACGGATGGTGACCGTCCTGACCACCCGTACTTTCAACCATTGTTGGAAAAGACAGCGCAGTCATTTAACCTGAAGGAAGCTGTTGCAGACAAAGCATATCTCAGCAGAACGAATCTCCAGTTTGTAGAAGACCTCGGTGGAAAACCATTCATTCCCTTCAAGGTGAATAGCCGAGGCTTGGCTATAGGAGCACCTGCCTGGAATAGGATGTACCACTATTTCAACCTCCATAGAGATGATTTTATGAAGCATTATCACAAGCGGTCGAATGTCGAAACAGCATTTCATATGATAAAGACAAAGTTCAGAGAATATGTAAGAAGTAAGGATGAAACGGCGCAATTCAATGAAGTTTTGTTAAAGATTCTATGTCATAATATTTGCGTGGTGATTCAGGAAATACACGAGTTGGGAATACGGGCAGATTTTTCAGTCTGA
- a CDS encoding phospholipase D-like domain-containing protein, whose translation MGSRKQFRILYDGMLDIPTSLNGISVLSYDLDHLGKTNHKISVSFTVLHINQSNTVDDIRLYVLSRDQFVTWALNCLRNNNAYLCPVQYSHYSGQVPSGQVTLQVHSGGSLHFLLDNRYSTFSSKRVAIRIDEEWEEQTGQLDLVTTIPPHDRSLEDEAKRMICNCNHTLKIISPYADMSFVKDILEKSKSANIQIITRARDEFTSDKRQAFGFIKDNLKDNHRINNFVHSRIIIRDNEEALISSADLTQDGLMKQYNTGAIISDANVMRKLLKYFDEVWHQSTTVQTKAK comes from the coding sequence ATGGGTTCAAGAAAACAGTTCAGAATCCTTTATGATGGAATGTTAGATATTCCTACTAGCCTAAATGGAATATCTGTCCTTTCATATGATTTGGATCACTTGGGCAAGACTAATCATAAAATCTCTGTATCTTTCACCGTCCTGCACATTAATCAGAGCAACACTGTTGACGATATACGGTTGTATGTGCTAAGTAGAGATCAGTTTGTCACCTGGGCTCTAAACTGTCTAAGAAATAACAACGCTTATCTCTGCCCTGTACAATATTCCCATTATTCAGGACAGGTACCTTCAGGACAGGTTACTTTGCAAGTGCATTCAGGCGGATCACTTCATTTCCTATTGGATAACCGATATTCCACTTTCAGCTCAAAGAGAGTTGCGATTCGCATAGACGAAGAGTGGGAAGAACAAACAGGACAACTAGACCTCGTGACAACAATTCCGCCGCATGACAGGTCGCTGGAGGATGAGGCAAAACGGATGATTTGTAATTGCAATCATACATTGAAGATTATCTCGCCATACGCGGACATGTCATTCGTTAAGGATATCCTTGAAAAAAGCAAGAGCGCCAACATTCAAATCATTACAAGAGCCAGAGATGAATTTACAAGTGATAAAAGGCAGGCTTTTGGCTTCATCAAGGATAATCTAAAGGATAACCATAGAATCAACAACTTCGTTCATTCTAGAATAATAATAAGGGATAATGAAGAGGCTCTTATTTCGTCAGCCGACCTAACCCAAGATGGTCTCATGAAGCAGTACAATACCGGCGCAATAATTTCAGATGCAAATGTTATGAGAAAGCTGCTGAAGTACTTCGATGAAGTTTGGCATCAATCTACAACAGTGCAAACTAAAGCAAAATGA
- a CDS encoding nucleotidyl transferase AbiEii/AbiGii toxin family protein, whose translation MITDRELRAVARERNLPVDVVEKDYVLGWILFGIASSAASGSLAFKGGTALSKIYFPGRWRLSEDLDFTAVDESEMLVLGTGVMYEVPGIVQKASGINIEMKGDPLANPEFFRGKIKYTGPLSKNNIKIEISREPFIGKVVRKSVPHTYDYPKFAVKVYALDNLLAEKMRAIIERGKIRDYYDVWRLLKIRKFDKQELKELFLQKCKSKGVTFTGVEQMFPADIAKKLEPYLDTWLTRLSPEPLPELETILAELKISLKDLLS comes from the coding sequence ATGATAACAGATCGCGAACTCAGAGCCGTGGCCAGAGAAAGAAATCTGCCTGTCGATGTGGTGGAAAAAGATTATGTTCTTGGATGGATACTCTTTGGAATAGCATCAAGTGCTGCTTCAGGCTCTCTGGCGTTCAAGGGCGGCACTGCACTGTCCAAGATATACTTTCCCGGCAGATGGCGTCTTTCAGAAGACTTGGACTTTACTGCTGTCGATGAGAGTGAGATGCTGGTTCTGGGCACAGGCGTAATGTACGAGGTACCCGGAATCGTGCAGAAGGCAAGTGGCATAAACATCGAGATGAAGGGAGACCCTCTTGCTAATCCAGAATTTTTCCGGGGCAAAATCAAGTACACAGGACCGCTGAGCAAGAACAACATCAAAATAGAAATCTCCAGAGAACCGTTTATTGGCAAGGTCGTAAGAAAATCAGTTCCACACACGTACGATTATCCAAAATTTGCAGTCAAAGTCTATGCGCTTGATAATCTACTTGCAGAAAAGATGAGGGCAATCATCGAACGGGGAAAGATCAGAGATTACTATGATGTATGGAGGCTGCTAAAGATTCGCAAGTTCGACAAGCAAGAGTTGAAAGAGCTTTTCCTTCAGAAATGCAAGTCAAAAGGAGTTACCTTTACAGGCGTAGAGCAGATGTTTCCGGCTGACATTGCAAAGAAACTGGAACCTTACCTTGACACATGGCTTACCAGACTGAGCCCGGAGCCGCTGCCTGAGCTGGAGACAATTCTGGCAGAGCTAAAAATCTCATTGAAAGACTTGTTGAGCTGA
- a CDS encoding type IV toxin-antitoxin system AbiEi family antitoxin domain-containing protein — translation MSTQNLNLGANELRLLFTLEKENKSIFSMKDAKEILRTSDASVWNVIYRLKKKKRIEEIERGKYLLIPAKAGYEGLWSEVPFLILPNILNEYYVGFYSALNYWGMTEQVPRVVFVATTKRRRDLEYGPNVFKFIKLAKKRFFGFEEGEIAGTKFKISSREKTVLDCLMYPKYCGGLDEAVKGIWEARNELNFDRLIEYGKKLGISVVTRRLGYALELLNIESEIADRIASNRFKGFMWLDPLGPKKVLGYSKKYGLIINRSDKELKEWMEH, via the coding sequence ATGAGCACACAGAACTTAAACTTGGGGGCAAATGAGCTCAGGCTGCTCTTTACTCTCGAGAAGGAAAACAAGAGCATCTTCTCAATGAAGGATGCCAAAGAAATACTTCGAACCTCTGACGCCTCGGTATGGAACGTCATCTACCGACTCAAGAAAAAGAAGAGGATAGAGGAAATAGAGAGAGGCAAGTACCTTCTCATCCCTGCCAAGGCAGGATACGAAGGACTGTGGTCAGAGGTACCATTTTTGATACTGCCTAACATTTTGAACGAATACTATGTTGGCTTTTACTCTGCTCTCAACTACTGGGGAATGACAGAACAGGTACCGCGCGTAGTGTTCGTTGCCACGACCAAGAGGAGAAGAGACTTGGAATATGGACCGAATGTCTTCAAATTCATCAAGCTTGCAAAAAAAAGGTTCTTTGGCTTTGAAGAAGGCGAAATAGCCGGTACCAAGTTCAAGATATCATCTAGGGAAAAGACGGTGCTGGACTGCTTGATGTATCCCAAGTATTGCGGCGGGCTTGATGAAGCAGTAAAAGGCATATGGGAAGCAAGGAATGAGCTGAACTTTGATAGACTTATAGAGTATGGTAAAAAGCTAGGAATTAGTGTAGTGACTAGAAGGCTTGGCTATGCGCTTGAATTGCTTAACATCGAAAGTGAAATAGCTGACAGGATAGCCTCTAACAGATTCAAGGGGTTCATGTGGCTTGACCCTCTGGGTCCAAAGAAAGTCCTCGGGTACTCCAAGAAATACGGATTGATAATAAACAGATCCGATAAAGAGCTAAAAGAATGGATGGAGCACTAG